The proteins below come from a single Synechococcus sp. MW101C3 genomic window:
- a CDS encoding cytochrome b/b6 domain-containing protein, translated as MSPSRHRHPLWTRAFHGFNLVVFLVMAASGLQIYNAHPVFGGRGGATVPELFTLGGWLAGGRDWHFGFMGLCALNLGLWIALLIQRRRDRLAQSSDLATLNASSNLARRRLAAHRLIYTLMLVLLAFALMTGLAMYKPAQFWWLSGLFSFGELFGATSWHTLRVAHLATIPAIAFLTLAHATLSWRVGGWRLWRSMLA; from the coding sequence GTGTCACCCTCCCGCCATCGGCATCCGCTCTGGACGCGGGCCTTCCACGGGTTCAACCTGGTGGTGTTTCTGGTGATGGCTGCCAGCGGTCTGCAGATTTACAACGCCCATCCCGTGTTCGGTGGTCGTGGCGGCGCCACAGTGCCGGAGCTGTTCACCCTGGGCGGTTGGCTGGCCGGCGGCCGCGACTGGCACTTCGGCTTCATGGGCCTCTGCGCCTTGAACCTTGGACTCTGGATCGCCCTGCTGATCCAGCGGCGCCGCGACCGGCTGGCGCAGAGCAGCGATCTGGCCACGCTGAACGCGAGTTCGAATCTGGCCAGGCGACGCCTGGCGGCGCATCGCCTGATCTACACCTTGATGCTTGTTCTGCTGGCCTTTGCGCTGATGACGGGCCTGGCGATGTACAAGCCGGCTCAGTTCTGGTGGCTGTCGGGCCTGTTCAGCTTCGGGGAACTGTTCGGTGCCACCAGCTGGCACACCTTGCGTGTGGCTCACCTGGCCACGATTCCCGCCATCGCCTTCCTCACCCTGGCCCATGCCACCCTCTCCTGGCGGGTCGGAGGATGGCGGCTCTGGCGCTCCATGCTCGCTTGA
- a CDS encoding molybdopterin-dependent oxidoreductase gives MNERLEALLQGKGKVPEFRRDQVDPAALLVNSFNGVPRLDPARYRLRVDGLVRQPLQLNLADLAALPQHEITIRHVCVEGWAAIVCWSGVRLADVLALAGFSSLGGYVAIESADQFFTTWDIASALHPQTLLATGMNGAPLPVANGAPLRLASPIKLGYKLSKWVTGLEVISSLDPLRRGTWEDNGYEWFAGL, from the coding sequence TTGAACGAGCGTCTTGAAGCGTTGCTGCAGGGGAAGGGCAAGGTGCCCGAGTTTCGCCGGGATCAGGTGGATCCTGCGGCGCTGCTGGTGAACAGCTTCAACGGTGTGCCGCGGCTGGATCCTGCGCGCTACCGGTTGCGCGTGGATGGGCTGGTGCGCCAGCCGCTGCAGTTGAATCTGGCCGATCTGGCCGCTCTGCCCCAGCACGAGATCACCATCCGCCATGTGTGCGTGGAGGGTTGGGCGGCAATCGTGTGCTGGTCGGGGGTGCGCCTCGCCGATGTGCTGGCACTGGCTGGATTTTCCAGCCTGGGCGGCTACGTGGCGATCGAATCCGCCGATCAGTTCTTCACCACCTGGGACATCGCTTCCGCGCTGCATCCCCAGACCCTGCTGGCCACCGGCATGAACGGTGCGCCGCTGCCGGTGGCCAATGGTGCCCCCCTGCGCCTCGCCTCGCCGATCAAGCTGGGCTACAAGCTCAGTAAATGGGTGACGGGGCTGGAGGTGATCAGCTCACTCGACCCGTTGCGGCGTGGCACCTGGGAAGACAACGGCTACGAGTGGTTTGCCGGGCTTTGA
- a CDS encoding ferredoxin family protein: MAHTILTDVCEGVADCVDACPVACIKPGSGANSKGTPFYWIEFDTCIDCGICLQVCPVEGAIVPEERPAEQRRS; this comes from the coding sequence ATGGCCCACACGATCCTCACCGATGTCTGCGAGGGCGTGGCCGATTGCGTGGATGCCTGTCCCGTGGCCTGCATCAAGCCGGGCTCGGGAGCCAACAGCAAAGGCACCCCCTTTTACTGGATCGAATTCGACACCTGCATCGACTGCGGCATCTGCCTGCAGGTGTGCCCGGTGGAGGGGGCGATCGTGCCGGAGGAGCGGCCGGCCGAGCAGCGTCGCAGCTGA